A window of Acidobacteriota bacterium genomic DNA:
CGCGATTCGGCAAGCTGGGCGTGGTGGCGTCGATGGAGCCGGTGCACGGCACACCCAGCCCCACACCGGGCGACGTCTGGAGCACCAACATCGGCGCCGAGCGCGCCGCGCACGGCTGGCTGTGGGCGAGCATCGCCAAGGCCGGCGGACGGCTGGTCTTCGGCAGCGACTGGCCGGTGATGACCCTGGATCCGCTGGCCGGCCTGCACGTCGCGGTGAACCGCACCACCGTGGACGGCCTGCCACTAGGCGGCTGGCTACCGGCCGAACGCCTGCCGATCCGCGCCGCGATCGACGCGTACACGAGTGACGCGGCGTGGACGTCGTATGACGAGCAGCGCAAAGGCATACTCGAACGCGACATGCTGGCCGACCTGGTCGTGCTCTCCGAGGATATTTTCGACCCCGCCACCCGGCTCACCGACACCCATGTAGTGGTGACCATCGTCGACGGCAAGGTCGTCTACCGCAGCGAGCCGCCCGACACCACGACCGCGCCATAGCTCGGCAACGAGGAACCGACCTGGTTCCCGGTTCGTATCAGTTCGAGATCCACCATGCGTTCACGAACCCTCGCCGTCTTGTTGTGCCTGGCCGCACTCGCGGCCGTTGTTCCAAGCCGGGTCACCGCCCAGTCTGACCTCGATGCGTTCATGGAGCGCGTTCTCGCCCGCCGCGACGACAACTGGAAGAAACTCCAGCAATACGTCCTCGAAGAGAAGGAAGCCTTCGACCTGACCGGGCCAGGCGGCCTGCCGCTGTGGGGCATGCGGCGCGAGTATGCCTGGTTCATCCGCAACGGGATCTTCGTACGCAGCCCCGTCAAGGCCAACGGCGTGGCGCTGTCGGAGGCCGATCGGCGCAAGGCGGAAGACGAATGGCTCCGGCGCGAAGTCAGCCGCGAAGAGCGACGCAAGCGGCGCGCCGATCGCGAAAAGCAGGGCCTGCCCGCCGAGCCCGAAACCCGAGCGGTCGTGATCGGCCCCACGGGCGTGCAGGTGGTCGACGAAACGCCGACAACGGCGGCCGATCTGCCGTCGAACGTGGACGACCTGCTGAAGCAGGGCGGCGACCCTCAGTTCGTCTCGTCCTCGTACTTCCTGAAGTTCCGGTTCGAGAAGGGCCGCTACGCGCTGGCCGGCCGCGAGCAGGTTGACGGTCAGGACGCGCTGAAGATCGAGTACTACCCGGGTACCGGGTTGTTCAACGAAGGCCGGTCGCGCCCCAACCGCAAGGTCCGCGACCAGGAAGACGAAATCGAGGAGAAGATGAACAAGGTGTCGCTGGTCACGCTGTGGATCGACCAGAAGACCCACCAGATTCTGCAGTACACCTTCGACGACATCGACATGGACTTCTTCCCGGGCCGCGCGTTGATGCGCGTCAGCGACCTGAAAGCCACCATGCGCATGGCGCAGGCGTTTCCTGATGTCTGGCTGCCACGCAGCATCCAGATGCACTTCGGCCTGATGCTCGCGGTCGGCGCCGTCGACGCCACCTACACGGTCGACTACCTGAACTACAAGCAGGCCGACGTCACCTACAAGATCAAATGAGGCTGACCGGCTGCCTCCTCGCGACGATGCTCGTGCTGACCGGAATGGCGGCCGCGCAATCCTCACCGGGCGTCGTCGCCGAAGTGCGCGTGCACGGCAACCACACCACTCCCGACGCCGATGTGCTGGCGCTCGCCGGCGAGGTGGTTGGCAAGCCGGCCACCGAGGCACTGGTGGCGGAAGTCAGCACCCGTCTCGAGCGGAGTGGACGGTTCGAGGGCGTCGACGTGCGCAAGCGCTTCCGCTCGATCGACGACCCCGACGACATCCTGCTGGTGATCATCGTCGACGAAGTGCCCGGCGTGTCGGACACCGACCTGACCCCGGGACCCATGAAGCGGCTGCGCAGCAGCGCAATGTTCCTGCCGATCCTTCACAGCGACGACGGCTACGGGCTGACCTACGGGATGCGCGTGAGCTTTGTCGATCGGTTCGGGCCGCGCAGCCGGATCACCTTCCCCGTCAGCTGGGGGGGCGAGCGGCAGGCCCTGGCGCAGATCGAAAAGTCCTTCAGCCGCGGACCCATCGATCGGCTGTTCGGTGATGGTGGCGTTACCCGTCGCGAGAACCCACACTACAAGATTGGCGACACCCGCACCTTCGTTCATGGACGCGTCGAATCAGCCATTCAGCGCTGGTTACGCATTGGCGCCGGCGGCGGTGTTGACGAAGTCGATTTCGGGGGGACCCGCGACCGGCTCACGCGCGCCGATGCCGCGGTCACCGTCGATACCCGCGTCGACCCGGCTTTCCCGCGCAACGCCGTGCACACGACGTTCGGCATCGAACGACTGAACTTCGATGCCGGGAAGGCAAATCGCCGGACGGCGGACGTCAGCGGTTACCTCGGCCTTCCCGGCCAGAGCGTGCTCGCGCTTCGCGCCCGGTCGGTGACCTCGACCGCGCCACTCCCGATTTATGAGAAGTCGCTGCTTGGTGGCGCCTCGACCGTCCGCGGCTACGAGGTCGGCTACCGCGCCGACGACAACACGGCCTCCCTCTCGGCCGAGCTTCGCCTCCCGGTCACTTCGCCCATGTCGGTGGGCCGCTTCGGCGTGAAGGCCTTTGTCGACGCCGGCACGGCTTACCCGTACGGATTCAAGCTCAGCGACCAGCGCCTCGACCTTGGCTACGGCGGCGGCGCCTACCTGCACCTGACCATCATCAGCCTGTCGCTCGACGTCGCGCGCGGCCACGAGACCGGCAAGTACCGCTGGCACTTCGGCATGGGCGTGACGTTCAAATAACCGTCCCACCGGCCCCACCCGCCCTACCCGCCCCACCCGCCTGGACATCGGCTACACTCCCGCCATGGTCCGTCTGAACTTGCTTCGACTTGCCGTTGCCGCCGTTCTCGTGTGCGCGTTCATGGGCGCCGCGCTACTCGCGTCGCAGCGATCCGCTGCCGCCATGGCGAAGGCCGCCGGGCAGTTCCTCGACAGCCTGACCCCGGATCAACGTGCCAGGGCCGCTTTCGCGTTCGACAGCGACGACCGCCTGCGCTGGCACTTCGTCCCGAACGAGATGTTCCCGCGCAAGGGGCTGATGATCAAGGAGATGACCGAGGCGCAGCGCCGCTTGGCCCACGGCCTGCTACGGACCGGCTTGAGCGCGAGCGGCTACAGCAAAGTGACGTCCATCATCCAGCTCGAGGACGTGCTCAAGGTCATGGAAGCGGGCGGGCGCTTCCCCCGCGACAAGGAGGACTACCTCTTCTCGGTGTTCGGCACGCCGGGCCCGAAGGGCGCGTGGGGGTGGCGCGTCGAGGGACATCACATCTCGATTCGCTTCACGATCGCCGATGGCGCCGCCACCAGCCAGGTCGCCAGCTCGCCGATGTTCCTCGGCAGCAACCCGGCGGAGGTGCGCGCCGGCGACCTGAAAGGCACGCGCGTCCTCGGCGACGAGGAAGACACGGCTCGCGCCCTGGTGCAGTCGCTGTCTGCCGATCAGTTGAAGTCCGCCGTGATCAGTGCCACCGCGCCCAACGACATCCTGACCATGAACAAGACCGACATCACGCCGCTGCCGGACGAGGGCATCCTGTATTCCGCCCTGCAGCCGGCGCAGCAGGCCCTGCTGCGAAAGGTCATCGAGACGTACGCCAATGTCATGGAAGCCGACGTCGCGGCCGCACGCATGAAAGTGGCCACCGGCGCCGGCCTCGACAAGTTGCGGTTCGCGTGGGCGGGCTCAACCCAGAAGGGCCAAAAGCACTACTACCGCATCCAGGGCCCGACGTTCCTGATCGAGTTCGACAACGCCCAGAACGATGGGAACCACGTGCACTCGGTCTGGCGGGACTTTGGCGGCGACTTCGGGCGGGACATCCTGCGCGAACACCTGGCAGCGGTCGCTCACTAACTGAAACTGAAACTGAAACTGAAACTGAAAACTAAAACTACCAACTTTCAACTCGTCAACTTTCAACTCACCAACGAAGCACCCTCTTCCCGCGCCAGATCGGGCCTTCCCGGACGAACTTCCACTCGGGGTTCTGCTCGACGTCGCGCAGTGACGCGAGCACGCCGTCAAACACCGGCAGCCCCTCGTCGTCGCACTCGAAGTAGGTGACGAAGTCGAACTCGCCCTCTCGCTGATTGCCGTCGGGGTTGTGGTACACGCGGCGAAACAGCGAGGAGATCCCGCGCTCGGCGGCCACCGCGTGGCCCTTCACCGGGCATTTGCTCTCGCCATCGACGTGCGGGTAGAAGTAGGCGTGCCGTTCAAGCGCGCTCATTTGCCACCACTCGGCGGTCTTGTTGATGGGCACGATAATGGTGTTTCGGCTGCCGCGGCCTGATCGCCGCGGGGGCGCGCCCTTGTTCGAGTAGTGCACCATCTCGGGGCTGGAATAGCGCGGCGTCCGGGCGGCGCCGTCGAGCGCCAGGACGTCGGCGGCATCACCAATGCGCCGGCGCAATTCCTCTTCAAGCTCCTGCAGGCGCGGCCGGTATTTACTCGACACCTGCACGAGGTGGCGGGCCTTGTTGATGCAGGGGCCGACGCACGCCGGCTCGGGCTCGGGCAGGTCGCCATCACGCACGAAGAACTGGATCGTCTCGAACGGCTGGGCCTGGGTTTCGCGGCTGTCGTCGATGTCGAAGTCGTTGAAGAAGCCCCGGGCGATGTTGCCTCCCGCGGTCCTCAACCGGGCGCCATGGGCATCGTCTTCAGAGCGCGCCATGACGAACAGGAACTTGGTGTAGGCGAGATTCGCCCCGACCCCGTTCCCATTTCCGTTCGCCTGGCCGCAGCCATTGCTTCCCATGACAGACCGGCTATCGGTTTGAGGCTCGGGCGACTGTATGAGCTGGCGCAAGAGTGTGCAATTTTGTCCCGACTGGCGGGCGCCCCGTTATGGGGGGCCAGCGGGAATGAAGCGATCGATCGCCTGTGCCAGGCCCGCTTCGTCGTTCGTGCCCGTAAGGTGAACGCCGGATGTTTTCAGTTCGGGTTCGGCGTTGCCCATAACCACGCCCACGCCGGCCCACTCGAGCATGTCGCGATCGTTGTGGTTGTCGCCCACGGCCATGACCTCGGCCTGCGGCACGCCGTAGTGCTGGGCCAGCGCCGCCAGCCCGGAGCCTTTCGAGATGCCGGCGCCACAAACGTCCACCAGCGAGAAGTCGCGCTGGGGATACTCGGTCATCGTCACCTCGAGCTGCGGGGCCACCGGATGCGCTGCCAGGTGCGCCGAGATCGCCCGCATGGTCTGCATCCCGCCGTTGAAGGTGACCTGCACCGGGTCTTCGCTGACCGCGTCTTCAAGCCGATCCACGGCCTGGATGATGGCGGCGTTGCGGCGCCTGAATCCCGCGCGATTCGGGCCGCTCCAATCCATGCGGTCGTACACCAGTTGGCCGGCCGATGGCCGATCGAAGACACAGGCGGTCTCGTGCCGCCATTCGATGGTCGCCGCCAGCACCTCTCGCGCCACCGCCTGCGGCAGCAGCCGGCGCAGCAGTGTCTCACCCGACCTGGACCGCGCGATCGCACCGTTATAGACCAGCAGGGTGATGTCGTCAGGCAGGTCGCCGAGCGCCTGGCTCGCGAAGTGAAAGCTGCGGCCGGTGGCAATGACAATGCGGACGCCCCTGGCGGCCGCGCGATGCACGGCGTCAAGGTTCGCCTGTGGCACACGGCCCCTTGAATCGAGCAGTGTCCCGTCGATGTCGATCGCGAGCAGCTTAATCAAACCGTGACACACCTCGCACCCTGGCACCTTGGCACCTTGGCACTTTGGCACCCTGCCCCGCCGTAGCTCGAAGAGCGCCCGCCTTCGCCAAAGGCTTCGGCGCGGGAACCAGGCCCTGTTAAAGTAGAAAGGTTATGAACCCGTGGGACCAGTTTACCGGGGCCAATGCGGGGTATGTCTACGAGTTGTTCGAGCGCTACCAGCGCGATCCTTCGTCCGTGGACGAGGCGACCCGCCGGGCGTTTGCTACCTGGACGCCCAGCGACCCATCAGCAGCAACACCCGCCGTGTCCACCGTCACGCCGACAGGCGCGAAGGCGGACGGGGACATGGAGGCCGGCATTGCCGCCCACACCCTGGCCGGAAACATCCGCCGGTTTGGGCACCTGGCGGCCGAGCTCGATCCGCTGGGCTTTCACGACCCGATCGGCGACCCATCGCTCAACCCGCACTCGCATGGCCTGACCAGCGAGACGCTCAAGAAGCTGCCGGCGTCGATCGTCTCGGGGCCGGCCGCGGCCGGCGCGGCCAACGCGTTCGAGGCCATCGCGCGCCTGCGCGAGATCTACTGCTCGACGACCGGCCACGACTACAGCCACGTGTTCGTCCCCGACGAGCGCGAGTGGCTGCGCCAGGCCGTGGAGGCCCGCCAGTTCCGTCCCCCCGTGGATCCGATCGACAGCCTCGAGCTCGTCGATCGCATCACCGAGGTCGAGACCTTCGAGCGCTTCCTGCACCGAACCTTCCCGGGCAAGACGCGGTTCTCGATCGAGGGGCTCGACATGATGGTGCCGATCCTCGACGAGATCATCCACGACGCCGCCGAGGGTGGCGTCCAGCACGTGATGATCGCCATGGCGCATCGCGGGCGGTTGAACGTGCTCGCGCACATCCTGCAGAAGCCGTACCCGCAGATCCTGGCCGAGTTCAAGGATCCGATCCTGAAGGACCGGCTGCGCGTGGACCTGGGCTGGATGGGCGACGTGAAGTACCACGCCGGCGCGCGGGTCGAGGCGCAGCCCGACGGGCTCCCCAAGCAGGTGGTGATCTCGATGCCGCCGAACCCGAGCCACCTCGAAGCGGTGGATCCGGTGCTGAACGGCATGGCCCGCGCCGCCGCCACGACGGTTGACCAGCCGGGTCCGCCGCTGGTCGACAAGGGCAAGGTGCTCGCCATCCTGATCCACGGTGACGCGGCGTTCCCGGGACAGGGCGTGGTCGCCGAGACGCTGAACCTGTCGCGGCTCGACGGCTACGACGTGGGCGGCATCATCCACATCATTGCCAACAACCAGGTCGGCTTCACGACCGACCCGGACGAGTCGTTCAGCACCAGCTACGCCAGCGGCCTGGCGCGCGGCTTCAAGATCCCCATCACGCACGTCAACGCGGACGACCCGGTGGCGTGCATCGAGGCGGCCCGGCTGGCGATTGCGTACCGGCAGCGCTTCAAGCTCGATTACCTGATCGACCTGGTCGGCTACCGCCGCTACGGCCACAACGAAGGTGATGAGCCGGCGTTCACGCAGCCGGCGGTCTACCAGATTGTCAGCGCCCATCCGACCGTCCGCGAGATCTATGCCCGCACGCTGGTGGCGGCCGGCACGATTACGCAGGAACGCGCCGACGAAATGGTCCGCGCGCGCATGACGGCGCTGGAGCAGGCCTACGCCGCGGTCAAGCCCGAGCAGGACTACGTGCCGCCGGTGCCCGAGGTGCCACCGAGCGGCGCCGCCACCAAGGTCAGCACGGCCATGCCGCTGTCGAACCTCGCGGCGCTCAATGCCGACCTGTTGACGGTGCCCGAGGGCTTCACCGTGCACCGCAAGCTCGAACGCGGCCGCGAACGCCGCCAGGCCATGTTCGCGAATGCCGCCGAGCGCTCAATCGACTGGGCCGCCGCCGAGGAACTCGCGCTGGCGTCGATCCTGGCCGACGGCATCGGCGTCCGCTTTACGGGTGAAGATGTCGAACGCGGCACCTTCAGCCACCGCCACGCCGTGTACCACGATTCAGTGACGGGCGCAGAGCATGTGCCGCTGCAGCGCCTGCGCCAGGCTAAGGCGGCCTTCGAGATCCGCAACAGTCCGCTGTCCGAGTACGCCTGCGTCGGCTTCGAGCTCGGCTACAGCCTGCAGGAACCGGGGCGGCTGGTGATCTGGGAGGCGCAGTACGGCGACTTCATCAACGGCGCGCAGATCATCCTCGACGAGTACCTGACCTCGACCCGCGCCAAGTGGGGCATGTCGCCGTCGCTGGTGCTGCTGCTGCCCCACGGCTACGAGGGACAGGGGCCCGATCACTCGAGCGCCCGGCTCGAGCGGTTCCTGAACGCCGCCGCCGAC
This region includes:
- a CDS encoding BamA/TamA family outer membrane protein is translated as MRLTGCLLATMLVLTGMAAAQSSPGVVAEVRVHGNHTTPDADVLALAGEVVGKPATEALVAEVSTRLERSGRFEGVDVRKRFRSIDDPDDILLVIIVDEVPGVSDTDLTPGPMKRLRSSAMFLPILHSDDGYGLTYGMRVSFVDRFGPRSRITFPVSWGGERQALAQIEKSFSRGPIDRLFGDGGVTRRENPHYKIGDTRTFVHGRVESAIQRWLRIGAGGGVDEVDFGGTRDRLTRADAAVTVDTRVDPAFPRNAVHTTFGIERLNFDAGKANRRTADVSGYLGLPGQSVLALRARSVTSTAPLPIYEKSLLGGASTVRGYEVGYRADDNTASLSAELRLPVTSPMSVGRFGVKAFVDAGTAYPYGFKLSDQRLDLGYGGGAYLHLTIISLSLDVARGHETGKYRWHFGMGVTFK
- a CDS encoding DUF3500 domain-containing protein; the encoded protein is MVRLNLLRLAVAAVLVCAFMGAALLASQRSAAAMAKAAGQFLDSLTPDQRARAAFAFDSDDRLRWHFVPNEMFPRKGLMIKEMTEAQRRLAHGLLRTGLSASGYSKVTSIIQLEDVLKVMEAGGRFPRDKEDYLFSVFGTPGPKGAWGWRVEGHHISIRFTIADGAATSQVASSPMFLGSNPAEVRAGDLKGTRVLGDEEDTARALVQSLSADQLKSAVISATAPNDILTMNKTDITPLPDEGILYSALQPAQQALLRKVIETYANVMEADVAAARMKVATGAGLDKLRFAWAGSTQKGQKHYYRIQGPTFLIEFDNAQNDGNHVHSVWRDFGGDFGRDILREHLAAVAH
- a CDS encoding Cof-type HAD-IIB family hydrolase, translating into MIKLLAIDIDGTLLDSRGRVPQANLDAVHRAAARGVRIVIATGRSFHFASQALGDLPDDITLLVYNGAIARSRSGETLLRRLLPQAVAREVLAATIEWRHETACVFDRPSAGQLVYDRMDWSGPNRAGFRRRNAAIIQAVDRLEDAVSEDPVQVTFNGGMQTMRAISAHLAAHPVAPQLEVTMTEYPQRDFSLVDVCGAGISKGSGLAALAQHYGVPQAEVMAVGDNHNDRDMLEWAGVGVVMGNAEPELKTSGVHLTGTNDEAGLAQAIDRFIPAGPP
- a CDS encoding 2-oxoglutarate dehydrogenase E1 component, which encodes MNPWDQFTGANAGYVYELFERYQRDPSSVDEATRRAFATWTPSDPSAATPAVSTVTPTGAKADGDMEAGIAAHTLAGNIRRFGHLAAELDPLGFHDPIGDPSLNPHSHGLTSETLKKLPASIVSGPAAAGAANAFEAIARLREIYCSTTGHDYSHVFVPDEREWLRQAVEARQFRPPVDPIDSLELVDRITEVETFERFLHRTFPGKTRFSIEGLDMMVPILDEIIHDAAEGGVQHVMIAMAHRGRLNVLAHILQKPYPQILAEFKDPILKDRLRVDLGWMGDVKYHAGARVEAQPDGLPKQVVISMPPNPSHLEAVDPVLNGMARAAATTVDQPGPPLVDKGKVLAILIHGDAAFPGQGVVAETLNLSRLDGYDVGGIIHIIANNQVGFTTDPDESFSTSYASGLARGFKIPITHVNADDPVACIEAARLAIAYRQRFKLDYLIDLVGYRRYGHNEGDEPAFTQPAVYQIVSAHPTVREIYARTLVAAGTITQERADEMVRARMTALEQAYAAVKPEQDYVPPVPEVPPSGAATKVSTAMPLSNLAALNADLLTVPEGFTVHRKLERGRERRQAMFANAAERSIDWAAAEELALASILADGIGVRFTGEDVERGTFSHRHAVYHDSVTGAEHVPLQRLRQAKAAFEIRNSPLSEYACVGFELGYSLQEPGRLVIWEAQYGDFINGAQIILDEYLTSTRAKWGMSPSLVLLLPHGYEGQGPDHSSARLERFLNAAADTNIRVVNCTTAAQYFHVLRRQALLLQTDPLPLIVMTPKSLLRHGFTASTPTELAEGKFQRVIDDSLTPAQAAKVRRLVLCSGKVAVDLFTSEQRKDNTTVAIARVEQLYPFPDGPIRDVMARYPKLREVCWVQEEPENMGAWEFVRPLLEQLIDKRWPLRYIGRVRNSSPSEGSSSWHAVNQRAIVEQAFEAKAETKELDRVLSKQV